One Halarcobacter ebronensis genomic window carries:
- a CDS encoding DUF294 nucleotidyltransferase-like domain-containing protein has product MSLRDQKSFLSNIHPFELLAEEQMDKCIRHMDIAYYAKGEVLITPEKIPNHFFIVIKGIVHEYKEDEILMDFHQQDSFDANSLIYGKTNNSFRVYEDLICYEIEKTIFLELIEQNEGFKDFFLNNLVNKFQTLKEKEYKSELSSFMIARVHDTILHPACIVEKGTTLIDAIEKSMEYATSTILVKGENEYGIITDSLLKVKVLLEGRDLNILVEEIAIFPLITINQDDYLFDALTLLIKKNIKRVGVVDNSGKMLGTLEQIDVLSHFANHTFVVDTKIKNARNLEELKDASGELISTIRTLNAKGVKVNHISSLIGQLNTKVYKKIYKFIVPKELQKDACFIVMGSEGRNEQIIKTDQDNALVVKDGIDVEQYRPYMQEMTKTLIDFGYPPCEGNIMVSNPFWCKTVQQYKSETARWIEAPAMQNYMDLAIFFDSFAVAGEKELLINLKDDLFNKLHDKDVFMAYFAKATLTFDTPSTVANFMTKTYFIDIKKTGIFPIVQGIRSLALREKIRETTTVKRIKILNQKKVLENQMANELLEAFEVLNTLRLKSHLHQLQDKKKINNEIDTHALGKIERDLLKDSFKIVISFKKFIIYTFRIEKIL; this is encoded by the coding sequence ATGAGTCTTCGAGATCAAAAATCTTTTCTTTCAAATATACACCCCTTTGAACTCTTGGCAGAAGAACAAATGGACAAATGTATTAGACACATGGATATTGCATACTATGCAAAAGGAGAGGTTTTAATAACTCCAGAAAAAATTCCTAATCACTTTTTTATTGTAATTAAAGGGATTGTCCATGAGTATAAAGAGGATGAGATATTGATGGATTTCCATCAACAAGACTCTTTTGACGCGAACTCTTTAATCTATGGGAAAACAAACAATAGCTTTAGGGTCTATGAAGATTTAATCTGTTATGAAATCGAAAAAACAATATTTCTTGAACTAATTGAACAAAATGAAGGATTCAAAGATTTCTTTTTAAACAATCTAGTTAATAAATTCCAAACACTAAAAGAGAAAGAGTATAAATCAGAACTCTCTTCTTTTATGATTGCAAGAGTACATGATACTATACTTCATCCTGCTTGTATTGTTGAAAAAGGAACTACCCTAATTGATGCAATTGAAAAATCAATGGAATATGCAACTTCTACAATTCTTGTAAAAGGTGAAAATGAGTATGGAATTATTACAGACTCACTTTTAAAGGTAAAAGTTCTTTTAGAAGGAAGAGATTTAAATATACTTGTTGAAGAGATTGCTATTTTCCCTTTGATTACTATCAATCAAGATGATTATCTTTTTGATGCCTTAACTCTTCTAATCAAAAAAAATATCAAAAGAGTTGGTGTTGTTGACAATAGTGGCAAAATGTTAGGAACACTGGAACAAATTGATGTTTTATCTCATTTTGCAAACCACACTTTTGTTGTTGATACAAAAATAAAAAATGCAAGAAATCTAGAAGAGTTAAAAGATGCAAGTGGTGAGTTAATAAGTACCATAAGAACACTTAATGCAAAAGGTGTAAAAGTAAATCATATTTCAAGTTTAATAGGTCAGCTAAATACTAAAGTCTATAAAAAGATTTATAAATTTATTGTTCCTAAAGAGCTTCAAAAAGATGCTTGTTTTATTGTTATGGGAAGTGAAGGGAGAAATGAACAAATTATAAAAACTGACCAAGATAATGCATTGGTTGTAAAAGATGGAATAGATGTTGAACAATATAGACCATATATGCAAGAGATGACTAAAACATTAATAGATTTTGGTTATCCACCATGTGAAGGCAATATTATGGTTAGTAACCCATTTTGGTGCAAAACTGTACAACAATATAAAAGTGAAACAGCAAGATGGATTGAAGCACCAGCCATGCAAAACTACATGGATTTGGCAATATTTTTTGACTCTTTTGCAGTTGCAGGAGAAAAAGAGTTACTTATAAATTTAAAAGATGACTTGTTTAATAAACTTCACGATAAAGATGTTTTTATGGCATATTTTGCCAAAGCAACACTAACTTTTGATACTCCAAGTACAGTTGCAAATTTTATGACAAAAACTTACTTTATAGATATTAAAAAGACTGGAATATTTCCAATAGTTCAAGGGATTAGAAGCTTGGCTTTAAGGGAAAAAATCAGAGAAACTACAACAGTAAAAAGAATAAAAATCTTAAATCAAAAAAAAGTTCTAGAAAATCAGATGGCAAATGAACTTTTAGAAGCTTTTGAAGTTCTAAATACCCTAAGACTGAAATCTCATCTTCACCAACTACAAGATAAAAAGAAGATAAACAATGAGATAGATACTCACGCTCTAGGGAAAATAGAGAGGGATCTATTAAAAGATAGTTTTAAAATTGTAATCAGCTTTAAAAAATTTATTATCTACACGTTTAGAATAGAAAAGATTTTATAA